The Myxococcales bacterium genomic sequence TGTTTTTTCGTAGTGTCCCCCCGAAAGCAAGACAGATTTAGGCGGCTTTTAGGGTGAGGTAAGCCGCTTCGACCTCGTTCGGCGTCCGGTAACCGAGCGCCGAGTGGATTCGTTTTTCATTGTACCAGCGGACATATTGGTCGATGG encodes the following:
- a CDS encoding transposase; the encoded protein is IDQYVRWYNEKRIHSALGYRTPNEVEAAYLTLKAA